The proteins below come from a single Stomoxys calcitrans chromosome 1, idStoCalc2.1, whole genome shotgun sequence genomic window:
- the LOC106094900 gene encoding trichohyalin, with translation MDLSDNGDEFDSFFNAAKKNKKASAKSTKFSDPMEDLFGLDDPKEGGKNATSRKSTGKGVGTKSLLAKQHEDDDDDDLGFDPKKPKKGLSKSQNLFDDLLTPLESKRPQTAGPSTKPAAISRQSTDTTTDTSNIMQTQTRPKTAQGRRSSNMSNVQNIDPLGLFGKDGKEATTAAVSSGISTPNVKKKGTTADWLGLTVEAEPESTPQVVEVPKMDVRPESPKPSKTIKETAEILRIPEVNEHYEESGDELLNTDRQGATEKFQETSEHMILDSTAHNIMLMKNMNLETKHSFTALKYQEQQLIMASQMKQQEKVLMEMQHKQDTLLQHQEKQFQALLQQQMQRHQQLEELIRQQQNRINTHLHLLMSQPPALENKMPEFEATEESLYQRENLNSEKFTEDQVLSKKQKEKQTELQLIQIEADNKRLELENLRLEEMVANTRNNYEREIELLEKTYKKQIEVLEQHLANLEKRLNTEIEDLQAHFQKKIELSEQEKANLKSSYSEEFSNLKQDHEDEMRKLKKNQEEDLELLKEEHRRMLDNIRQAKMLEFAAVQENGSYLECLRVASSNLTDLTGGLTELKENMQAKIDNLQLEKEKKLELREKHLEDAERRLKINEESNQSEKQRLLDLVSTLELQMSKMSKDTAEENWQLRQKLASLDAEKTAFAKEREFFREQMLRDEERIKELKELQLLETQRLQSQIQDERAQLHVEKSKFDLEKRLYANTDTQKERMEVEAAMQVAQDAARKADAERERYYKLQRQIEQQKRDLADKEHALNVKEEELQQELMSYRMGERVSQEAQQKAKLAEQFYHNKIQMLQQRTQEIAEKESNLSQERLLLAQDRIALHALKSKLSQQTKCSLCQLSQKNKEITDNLTTNMAAYESPLGREFQLGNPTRRQELNMDFMGQANAVERFLDANIADSLRKMTSCSTPNVLGWEMLLLDDDHKKMVQTNNVGENHHDEDNDNNDGSSNIRKNTNPTKRYT, from the exons ATGGATTTGAGTGACAATGGCGATGAATTTGATAGTTTCTTCAATGCtgccaagaaaaacaaaaaagcctCAGcgaaatcaacaaaattttctgatCCCATGGAAGATTTGTTTGGCCTGGATGATCCCAAGGAAGGTGGCAAAAATGCAACATCACGCAAATCTACAGGAAAAGGTGTGGGCACCAAATCTCTGTTAGCAAAGCAgcatgaggatgatgatgatgatgatctgGGTTTTGATCCCAAAAAGCCCAAGAAAGGTCTCAGTAAATCGCAAAATCTTTTTGATGATTTGCTCACCCCATTGGAAAGCAAAAGACCACAGACTGCAGGTCCATCAACAAAACcagcggctatatcaagacaatcTACAGACACCACAACAGATACTTCGAATATTATGCAAACCCAAACAAGGCCTAAGACAGCACAAGGACGCAGAAGCTCAAATATGTCGAATGTACAAAATATAGATCCCTTGGGACTGTTTGGAAAAGATGGCAAAGAAGCAACCACAGCAGCAGTTTCTTCGGGCATATCAACACCCAATGTTAAAAAGAAAGGCACCACTGCTGATTGGCTGGGATTAACAGTTGAAGCGGAGCCCGAATCCACCCCACAAGTTGTTGAGGTACCCAAGATGGATGTCCGGCCGGAATCTCCTAAACCCTCTAAGACTATTAAGGAAACGGCAGAGATATTGCGCATACCCGAAGTCAATGAACACTATGAGGAATCTGGAGATGAGCTTTTGAATACCGATAGGCAAGGTGCaactgaaaaatttcaagaaacttCTGAGCATATGATACTTGATTCCACTGCCCATAATATTATGCTgatgaaaaatatgaatttggAGACCAAACATAGTTTTACCGCTTTAAAATATCAAGAGCAGCAACTGATAATGGCCTCGCAAATGAAACAGCAGGAGAAGGTGTTGATGGAAATGCAGCATAAGCAGGATACTTTGCTGCAGCATCAAGAGAAACAATTCCAGGCTTTACTGCAACAGCAAATGCAACGTCACCAGCAATTGGAGGAGCTAATAAGACAACAGCAAAATCGTATCAATACACATTTGCATCTGCTAATGTCTCAACCGCCTGCCCTGGAAAACAAGATGCCAGAGTTCGAAGCAACTGAGGAATCTTTGTATCAAAGAGAAAACCTTAACTCAGAGAAGTTTACAGAGGATCAGGTGCTTAGTAAAAagcaaaaggaaaaacaaaccgAGCTGCAGCTCATACAAATTGAGGCGGATAATAAACGTTTGGAGTTGGAAAATTTGCGCTTGGAGGAGATGGTGGCCAATACCAGGAACAACTACGAAAGGGAAATAGAGTTATTGGAGAAGACCTACAA aaaacaaattGAAGTCCTCGAACAACATTTGGCCAATCTGGAAAAACGTTTAAATACTGAGATTGAAGACCTTCAGGCacattttcaaaagaaaatcgaattatCAGAACAAGAGAAGGCCAATCTAAAAAGCTCTTATAGCGAGgaattttcaaatctcaaacAGGATCATGAGGACGAAATGAGAAAACTAAAAAAGAATCAGGAGGAGGATTTGGAACTGCTTAAAGAGGAGCACCGACGTATGCTTGATAACATAAGGCAAGCGAAAATGCTGGAGTTTGCTGCTGTGCAAGAAAATGGTTCCTATTTGGAATGCCTTAGGGTGGCCTCTTCCAACTTGACAGATCTGACTGGTGGTCTAACAGAGCTAAAGGAAAATATGCAAGCCAAGATAGACAATCTTCAATTGGAGAAGGAGAAAAAGTTGGAATTGCGCGAGAAACATCTAGAGGATGCTGAAAGACGCCTCAAGATCAATGAAGAATCAAATCAAAGCGAAAAACAGCGACTCTTGGACTTGGTTAGCACTTTGGAACTGCAAATGTCGAAAATGTCCAAAGACACCGCAGAGGAAAATTGGCAACTTCGCCAAAAACTAGCTAGTCTTGATGCCGAAAAGACTGCCTTTGCCAAAGAGCGAGAATTCTTTAGAGAACAAATGCTGAGAGATGAGGAGCGCATTAAGGAATTAAAAGAACTGCAACTTTTGGAGACCCAGCGTTTACAATCTCAAATACAAGATGAACGTGCCCAACTGCATgttgaaaaatctaaatttgatTTGGAAAAACGTCTGTATGCCAATACCGATACCCAAAAGGAACGCATGGAGGTCGAAGCTGCCATGCAGGTGGCGCAAGATGCTGCTCGCAAGGCTGATGCCGAACGGGAACGTTATTACAAATTACAGCGGCAAATTGAGCAACAAAAACGTGATTTAGCTGACAAAGAACATGCCCTTAATGTAAAAGAGGAAGAATTGCAACAGGAACTCATGTCATATCGCATGGGCGAAAGGGTGTCGCAAGAGGCCCAACAAAAAGCCAAACTTGCCGAACAATTCTAtcacaataaaatacaaatgctgCAACAAAGAACTCAAGAAATTGCCGAAAAGGAATCCAACTTATCCCAAGAACGTCTATTATTGGCCCAAGATCGCATAGCCTTGCATGCCCTAAAGTCAAAACTCTCCCAACAAACCAAATGTTCTCTATGTCAATTGTCTCAGAAAAATAAGGAAATAACCGATAACCTAACTACTAATATGGCCGCCTATGAAAGTCCTTTGGGCAGGGAATTTCAATTGGGAAATCCCACACGAAGACAAGAGCTAAacatggattttatgggccaagcTAATGCGGTGGAACGTTTTTTAGATGCCAATATAGCTGATTCTTTGAGAAAGATGACTTCCTGCTCTACACCAAATGTATTAGGTTGGGAAATGTTGCTACTCGATGATGATCACAAGAAAATGGTGCAAACCAATAATgtgggggaaaaccaccatgaTGAAGACAATGATAATAATGATGGAAGCAgcaatataagaaaaaatacaAACCCAACAAAACgttatacttaa
- the LOC106094901 gene encoding cytochrome c oxidase assembly protein COX11, mitochondrial, translated as MLRFIRQLSTKCVSTSSKATQKRCFATNLPPPPRPTPPKGNASAEAMRKKNLRSTLYYVTAGGVLIVGLSYAAVPLYRMFCQAYSYGGTTSQGHDAEKVETMEKVKDRIIKVRFNADVASSMRWNFRPQQYEIKVAPGETALAFYTAKNPTDHPVIGISTYNVVPFEAGAYFNKIQCFCFEEQQLNPHEEVDMPVFFYIDPEYVKDPKLENVDSITLSYTFFEAREGLQLNFPAYVKPHAA; from the exons ATGTTAAGATTTATTAGACAGTTAAGTACGAAATGTGTAAGCACTTCCTCAAAAGCCACACAAAAAAGGTGTTTTGCAACAAATCTGCCGCCACCGCCAAGACCAACACCACCAAAAGGAAATGCCTCCGCTGAAGCAATGAGAAAAAAGAACTTAAGGTCCACTCTTTACTATGTGACAGCTGGAGGAGTTTTAATAGTGGGTCTGAGCTATGCTGCAGTTCCCTTGTATCGCATGTTTTGCCAA GCCTACAGTTATGGTGGCACCACCAGTCAAGGTCATGATGCCGAAAAAGTGGAGACCATGGAAAAGGTTAAAGATCGCATTATAAAAGTCCGTTTCAATGCTGATGTGGCCTCTTCAATGCGTTGGAATTTCCGACCTCAACAGTATGAGATAAAAGTGGCTCCTGGTGAAACAGCTTTAGCTTTTTATACAGCGAAAAATCCCACAGATCATCCGGTAATAGGTATAAGTACCTATAATGTAGTGCCCTTTGAGGCAGGAGCATATTTTAATAAGATACAGTGCTTTTGTTTTGAGGAACAACAGCTGAACCCCCACGAGGAG GTTGATATGCCGGTCTTCTTTTACATTGACCCAGAATATGTTAAAGATCCTAAATTGGAAAATGTCGACAGCATAACATTATCTTATACATTTTTTGAAGCACGAGAAGGTCTGCAACTTAATTTCCCTGCCTATGTCAAACCTCATGCGGCGTGA